A stretch of Brassica napus cultivar Da-Ae chromosome C6, Da-Ae, whole genome shotgun sequence DNA encodes these proteins:
- the LOC106452445 gene encoding cell division control protein 48 homolog D translates to MANQPESSDPKGAKRDFSTAILEKKKAVNRLVVDEAINDDNSVVSLHPETMEKLQLFRGDTILLKGKKRKDTVCIALADDTCDEPKIRMNKVVRSNLRVRLGDVVSIHQCPDVKYGKRVHILPLDDTIEGITGNIFDAYLKPYFLEAYRPVRKGDLFLVRGGMRSVEFKVIETDPDEYCVVAPDTEIFCEGEPIKREDEERLDEVGYDDVGGVRKQMAQIRELVELPLRHPQLFKSIGVKPPKGILLYGPPGSGKTLIARAVANETGAFFFCINGPEIMSKLAGESESNLRKAFEEAEKNAPSIIFIDELDSIAPKREKTHGEVERRIVSQLLTLMDGLKSRAHVIVMGATNRPNSIDPALRRFGRFDREIDIGVPDEIGRLEVLRIHTKNMKLAEDVDLERVSKDTHGYVGADLAALCTEAALQCIREKMDVIDLEDEEIDAEILNSMAVTNEHFQTALGNSNPSALRETVVEVPNVSWEDIGGLENVKRELQETVQYPVEHPEKFEKFGMSPSKGVLFYGPPGCGKTLLAKAIANECQANFISIKGPELLTMWFGESEANVREIFDKARQSAPCVLFFDELDSIATQRGSSVGDAGGAADRVLNQLLTEMDGMSAKKTVFIIGATNRPDIIDPALLRPGRLDQLIYIPLPDEESRYQIFKSCLRKSPVAKDVDLRALAKYTQGFSGADITEICQRACKYAIRENIEKDIEKERKKAETPEAMEEDEEEIAEIKASHFEESMKFARRSVSDADIRKYQAFAQTLQQSRGIGSEFRFPDATGTGGAAAMAGGGDPFATAGGAAEDDDLYS, encoded by the exons ATGGCGAATCAACCTGAATCATCTGATCC GAAGGGAGCGAAGAGGGACTTTAGCACCGCgattttggagaagaagaaggcggTGAATCGTTTGGTTGTGGATGAGGCCATCAACGATGACAACTCCGTCGTGTCTCTACACCCTGAAACCATGGAGAAGCTACAGCTCTTTCGTGGAGATACCATCTTACTCAAG gggaagaagaggaaggatacTGTGTGTATTGCTTTAGCTGATGACACATGTGATGAACCAAAGATTAGGATGAACAAAGTTGTCAGGTCGAACCTGAGAGTTAGGCTCGGAGATGTAGTCTCTATCCATCAGTGCCCTGATGTCAAGTATGGGAAGCGTGTTCACATCTTACCCTTAGATGATACCATTGAAGGGATTACTGGAAATATATTTGATGCCTACCTTAAAC CTTATTTCTTGGAGGCATACCGCCCAGTGAGGAAGGGTGATCTTTTCCTAGTTAGAGGAGGGATGAGAAGTGTTGAGTTTAAGGTTATTGAGACCGATCCTGATGAGTACTGTGTGGTGGCTCCAGACACAGAGATATTCTGTGAGGGTGAACCTATAAAGAGAGAGGATGAGGAGAGGTTGGATGAAGTTGGTTACGATGATGTCGGTGGTGTTAGGAAACAAATGGCTCAGATTAGGGAACTTGTTGAGCTCCCTTTGAGGCATCCACAGCTCTTCAAGTCCATCGGTGTTAAGCCTCCTAAAGGAATCTTACTCTATGGCCCTCCTGGTTCAGGCAAGACACTGATTGCTCGTGCTGTTGCTAATGAGACCGGTGCGTTTTTCTTCTGTATCAATGGTCCGGAGATCATGTCCAAGCTAGCTGGTGAGAGTGAAAGCAACCTTAGGAAAGCGTTCGAGGAGGCTGAGAAGAATGCACCTTCCATAATTTTCATTGATGAGCTTGATTccattgctccaaaacgagagAAGACGCATGGGGAGGTTGAGAGAAGGATTGTTTCACAGCTCTTGACGCTAATGGATGGTCTTAAATCAAGAGCTCATGTGATTGTTATGGGAGCTACCAACCGTCCTAACAGCATTGACCCGGCTTTGAGAAGGTTTGGAAGATTTGACAGGGAGATTGATATTGGTGTTCCCGATGAGATTGGTCGTCTTGAAGTTCTCAGGATTCACACCAAGAACATGAAGCTCGCAGAAGAT GTTGATTTGGAAAGAGTATCTAAAGACACACATGGGTATGTTGGTGCGGACCTTGCGGCATTATGCACTGAAGCTGCTCTCCAATGCATCCGGGAGAAGATGGATGTGATTGACCTAGAAGATGAGGAGATAGATGCTGAGATTCTCAACTCTATGGCTGTGACTAATGAGCATTTCCAGACAGCTCTTGGTAATAGCAATCCTTCTGCTCTACGTGAGACG GTCGTTGAGGTGCCTAATGTTTCTTGGGAAGACATTGGTGGTCTTGAGAATGTCAAGAGGGAACTACAAGAG acTGTTCAATATCCAGTGGAGCATCCTGAGAAGTTTGAGAAGTTTGGTATGTCGCCATCTAAAGGAGTCCTGTTCTACGGTCCTCCTGGTTGTGGAAAGACCCTTTTGGCCAAGGCCATCGCCAACGAGTGTCAAGCCAATTTCATCAGTATCAAAGGTCCCGAGCTCCTGACAATGTGGTTCGGAGAAAGTGAGGCCAATGTGAGAGAGATATTCGACAAAGCACGCCAGTCTGCTCCTTGTGTTCTTTTCTTTGATGAGCTAGACTCCATCGCCACTCAGAGAGGGAGCAGCGTTGGAGACGCCGGTGGCGCAGCAGACAGAGTATTGAACCAGCTTCTTACGGAGATGGATGGTATGTCTGCTAAGAAGACTGTCTTTATCATCGGAGCAACAAACAGACCAGATATCATCGACCCTGCGCTTCTTCGTCCCGGTCGTCTTGATCAGCTCATCTACATTCCTCTTCCTGATGAGGAGTCTCGTTACCAGATCTTTAAGTCTTGCTTGAGGAAGTCTCCAGTGGCTAAGGATGTTGACTTAAGGGCTCTTGCCAAGTACACACAAGGGTTCAGCGGTGCAGACATCACAGAGATTTGTCAGCGTGCTTGCAAGTACGCCATCAGAGAGAACATCGAGAAG gatattgagaaggagaggaagaaggcAGAGACACCAGAAGCaatggaagaggacgaggaggaGATTGCAGAGATAAAAGCTAGTCATTTTGAAGAATCAATGAAGTTTGCGAGGAGGTCTGTGAGTGATGCAGACATACGCAAGTATCAGGCTTTTGCTCAGACTCTCCAGCAGTCACGTGGGATTGGGAGTGAGTTCAGGTTCCCTGATGCGACAGGCACTGGAGGTGCAGCCGCCATGGCTGGTGGAGGTGACCCGTTTGCTACTGCGGGAGGAGCAGCTGAGGACGATGATC